In the genome of Ignavibacteria bacterium, one region contains:
- a CDS encoding M48 family metallopeptidase — translation MKNKKLFYSVVFSVLLLTSISVFYSCGANIFSESDDVAIGKDIDRQIKADPRQFPMLQGRPEVNDYVTRIGKTILTNSNFIQYENTFPYQFTVVNDTIVNAFCTPGGFIYVYTGLIKFLDNEAALAGVIGHEIAHAERRHMTQRLTSYYGVNAILGLVLGSNPNIFAEIAANLFVGLGFLANSRSDELEADNYSIRYLTATQWYPGSITFFFDKIREEQRQKGTTPGDLERLLSTHPLPQDRITNVSTQLRDLKINADPTKGLNTQEYQRIKSLLP, via the coding sequence ATGAAAAATAAGAAGTTATTTTACAGTGTAGTATTTTCGGTTTTATTATTAACAAGTATTTCGGTTTTTTACAGCTGCGGAGCCAATATATTTTCTGAGTCCGACGATGTGGCAATAGGAAAAGACATTGACCGGCAGATAAAAGCAGACCCAAGACAATTCCCGATGCTTCAGGGGCGACCCGAAGTTAATGATTATGTAACCAGGATTGGAAAGACCATTCTTACAAATTCAAATTTTATTCAGTATGAGAATACTTTTCCATATCAGTTTACTGTAGTAAACGATACGATTGTAAATGCATTTTGCACACCCGGCGGGTTTATATATGTTTATACCGGTCTGATAAAATTTCTCGATAACGAAGCTGCTCTTGCAGGAGTTATTGGTCATGAAATAGCTCACGCGGAAAGACGTCACATGACGCAAAGATTGACTTCTTATTACGGTGTAAATGCAATTTTAGGTTTAGTACTTGGAAGCAACCCGAATATATTTGCTGAGATTGCAGCGAACTTATTTGTCGGACTTGGGTTTCTTGCTAACAGCCGTTCCGATGAGCTTGAAGCTGATAATTACTCTATAAGGTATTTAACAGCAACACAATGGTATCCCGGTTCGATAACTTTCTTTTTCGATAAAATCAGAGAAGAACAGCGGCAAAAGGGAACTACACCCGGGGACTTGGAACGCTTGCTTTCAACGCATCCTCTTCCCCAGGATAGAATTACCAACGTAAGCACACAGCTTAGAGATTTAAAAATAAATGCTGACCCTACAAAGGGTTTGAATACACAAGAATATCAACGAATAAAATCTTTATTACCCTAA
- a CDS encoding MBL fold metallo-hydrolase, which translates to MKVIQLPVNPFQMNCYIYYDENTGEGIIIDPAVYFPEEKEELKKILEKEKIKITKIINTHGHLDHILGNKFSKELFNVELTGHKDDELMIKNSVTQGKMYGVEVEESPAFDSYLAEGDDLKVANASLRIIHTPGHSPGSICLIDDKNKLVFCGDVIFKESIGRTDLPGGDYNTLIDSIKNKLFKEVTDEYQLLPGHMETTDVGYEKMNNPFLK; encoded by the coding sequence ATGAAAGTCATTCAACTTCCTGTTAATCCTTTCCAAATGAACTGTTATATTTACTATGATGAGAATACAGGGGAAGGAATTATCATAGACCCTGCCGTTTATTTTCCTGAAGAAAAAGAAGAGCTTAAAAAGATATTGGAAAAAGAAAAGATCAAAATCACGAAAATCATCAATACACACGGGCATCTTGACCACATTCTTGGCAATAAATTCAGCAAGGAGCTATTTAATGTCGAGCTAACCGGACATAAAGATGACGAGCTTATGATTAAAAATTCGGTAACGCAGGGCAAAATGTATGGTGTGGAGGTCGAGGAATCCCCTGCTTTTGACAGCTATCTCGCTGAAGGCGATGATTTGAAAGTTGCGAATGCGAGTTTAAGAATAATCCATACTCCCGGGCATTCACCGGGAAGCATCTGCCTCATCGATGACAAAAATAAACTGGTTTTCTGCGGTGACGTAATATTTAAGGAATCAATCGGAAGGACTGACCTTCCGGGAGGTGACTACAACACATTGATTGATTCAATAAAGAATAAATTATTTAAAGAAGTAACCGATGAATACCAATTACTGCCCGGTCATATGGAAACAACTGATGTTGGATATGAAAAGATGAATAATCCTTTTCTAAAATAA
- the smpB gene encoding SsrA-binding protein SmpB produces MSDNDKVKIIVTNRKANFLYEILEKFEAGLVLNGTEVKSLREGKANLQDAYAKLMKNELYLLNCNISPYKFGNVNNHDPVRARKLLLHKYQIKKIKKSLEEKGLTLIPLKLYLKDSLVKVELGIARGKKVFDKRESIKKREVERSIQRGG; encoded by the coding sequence TTGAGTGATAACGACAAAGTTAAGATAATTGTTACCAACAGAAAGGCAAATTTTCTTTACGAAATTCTTGAAAAATTTGAAGCCGGTCTCGTATTGAACGGAACGGAAGTAAAATCTTTAAGAGAAGGTAAAGCAAATTTACAGGATGCTTATGCTAAGTTAATGAAGAACGAACTTTACCTTCTTAATTGTAATATCAGCCCGTATAAATTCGGAAACGTGAACAATCACGACCCCGTAAGAGCACGGAAACTTTTATTGCACAAATACCAGATTAAGAAAATCAAAAAATCTCTGGAAGAAAAAGGATTGACCTTAATTCCATTAAAATTATATTTGAAAGATTCACTTGTGAAGGTTGAGCTTGGAATTGCAAGAGGCAAAAAAGTTTTTGATAAACGTGAATCAATTAAAAAACGTGAGGTTGAAAGAAGCATTCAGAGAGGCGGATAA